The DNA region AACGCCAATTTAAAAGAATTATTGATATTAAAAAGAGCTTTATCAAATAATATAAATCAATTGGCTAAAAGAGGGCATAATATGGCTAATTTTGAGGAAGTAAGAGAGGAGCTTGAAGAATTATGGCAGTCTTTAAAGCGATAGCAAATCCAAGTACTAAAAAGGGCGGAGCTAAATCAGCTCTTGATTATGTGGGAAAAAAATCAGATTTAACATTGGGGTTAAACTGTTCCAATGATTATGAAATTGCATTTCAAGAATTTGAAGAAACCAAAGAACAATTTAATAAATTAGATGGGCGACAGTACAAACATTATGTTTTATCTTTTGAAAAAGATTTTAATGATTCAGA from Cetobacterium somerae includes:
- a CDS encoding plasmid mobilization protein, which codes for MKNLSLRLDEKDYKILDINAKALGVNKNEFVRKLIRLSTIENIEEFNANLKELLILKRALSNNINQLAKRGHNMANFEEVREELEELWQSLKR